One region of Wyeomyia smithii strain HCP4-BCI-WySm-NY-G18 chromosome 3, ASM2978416v1, whole genome shotgun sequence genomic DNA includes:
- the LOC129727514 gene encoding uncharacterized protein LOC129727514, translating to MSALGNSANWHSDERRRVNDEIVVYKKKHEELARRIKQVEELLNNRGNQLNVMKKRCEETRLALTELESNERRIAAIHELEKLRYSKIQQAVTDHKASISRATKKNVCSSVDPSSNGSILNILASPDQSSYTRCSGECQLDEKEKRLSVMERSLLKREQELVIRRNHNAARVVRLRKLLHSHEAKRALCKEQLSALKAKANRRY from the exons ATGTCAGCTCTTGGTAATTCTGCTAACTGGCATAGTGATGAACGTCGAAGAGTCAATG acgAGATTGTCGTGTATAAGAAAAAACACGAAGAACTGGCCCGTCGAATAAAACAAGTCGAGGAGTTGCTCAACAATCGGGGCAATCAGCTAAACGTCATGAAAAAACGTTGTGAG GAGACGAGACTAGCACTGACAGAACTAGAGTCAAACGAAAGACGAATCGCCGCTATTCACGAGCTAGAAAAGTTGCGTTATTCCAAAATTCAGCAGGCTGTCACTGACCACAAGGCATCCATTTCAAGGGCGACCAAAAAGAACG TGTGCAGTTCTGTAGACCCATCCAGCAACGGtagtattttgaatattttggcgTCACCAGATCAATCATCGTATACTCGCTGCAGCGGCGAATGTCAGTTggatgaaaaagaaaaacgctTAAGCGTTATGGAGCGATCATTACTTAAACGAGAACAGGAGTTAGTAATCAGAAGAAACCATAATGCAGCGCGGGTTGTGCGATTGAGAAAATTGCTACATTCTCACGAAGCTAAACGTGCCTTATGCAAGGAACAGTTGAGTGCTCTTAAAGCAAAAGCCAACCGACGTTACTAA